A genomic segment from Hyalangium minutum encodes:
- a CDS encoding PQQ-dependent sugar dehydrogenase, translating to MRLPHPVLLVALAVLAVTASGCRKAQAQAPYCLRVADGWGPDGTVPFTVDIVAEGLEVPWGIAFLPGGDALVTERPGRVRLLRGGVLQSQPVATLPIASSSEGGLLGIAAHPDFASNRQFYLYVTTAAGGPPENRVERWTLSEDHASATFERVIFGGIPSATYHDGGRLRFGPDGMLYVGTGDAREPSLAQNAQSPSGKLLRLTPDGQVPADNPFPGSPVFLLGVRNTQGWDWKDRDTLYLTDHGPSGELMRRAHDEVNLARAGDNLGWPEIYSCEAREGMVTPSLTFGDAMPPGGASLYTGDAIPEWKGSLLIGTLGSQHLHRVMFDAKDPRVVAKHEVYLRDTHGRLRDVLMGPDGHLYVTTSNCDGRGDCGASKDRILRLRR from the coding sequence ATGCGCCTCCCCCACCCGGTCCTCCTGGTTGCCCTGGCCGTGCTCGCTGTCACCGCTTCCGGCTGCCGCAAGGCCCAGGCGCAAGCGCCCTACTGCCTCCGGGTAGCGGACGGATGGGGACCGGATGGGACGGTGCCCTTCACGGTGGACATCGTCGCGGAGGGTCTCGAGGTTCCCTGGGGCATCGCGTTCCTCCCGGGCGGGGATGCGCTCGTCACCGAGCGGCCGGGCCGCGTGCGCCTGCTCCGAGGCGGGGTGTTGCAGTCGCAGCCGGTGGCCACCCTCCCCATCGCCAGCAGCAGCGAGGGCGGCCTGCTCGGCATCGCCGCGCACCCGGACTTCGCCAGCAACCGCCAGTTCTACCTCTATGTGACGACTGCGGCGGGCGGCCCCCCCGAGAACCGCGTGGAGCGCTGGACGCTCTCGGAGGACCACGCCTCGGCCACCTTCGAGCGCGTCATCTTCGGCGGCATCCCCTCTGCCACGTACCATGACGGTGGGCGGCTGCGCTTCGGGCCGGATGGGATGCTCTACGTGGGCACCGGCGACGCGCGCGAGCCCAGCCTTGCTCAGAACGCACAGAGCCCCTCGGGCAAGCTGCTCCGCCTCACGCCGGACGGGCAGGTGCCCGCGGACAATCCCTTTCCAGGCTCGCCCGTGTTCCTCCTGGGCGTGCGCAACACCCAGGGCTGGGACTGGAAGGATCGCGACACGCTCTACCTCACGGACCACGGGCCCAGCGGCGAGCTGATGCGCCGAGCGCACGATGAGGTCAATCTGGCCCGCGCGGGCGACAACCTGGGCTGGCCGGAGATCTACAGCTGCGAGGCACGCGAGGGAATGGTAACGCCGTCGCTCACCTTTGGTGACGCCATGCCTCCGGGAGGGGCCTCGCTCTACACCGGCGATGCCATCCCCGAGTGGAAGGGCTCGCTGCTCATCGGCACGCTGGGCTCCCAACACCTGCACCGCGTGATGTTCGACGCGAAGGATCCCCGCGTGGTCGCGAAGCATGAGGTGTACCTGCGCGACACCCATGGCCGGCTGCGTGACGTCCTCATGGGCCCGGATGGGCACCTCTACGTCACCACCAGCAACTGCGATGGACGCGGCGACTGCGGCGCCAGCAAGGACCGCATCCTCCGGCTGAGGCGCTGA
- a CDS encoding type 1 glutamine amidotransferase domain-containing protein: protein MARIMFIVASDFEDSEFRVPFDQVKQAGHEAVIVSSKAGKQLKGKKGKETITSEKAAAEVSADDFDALVIPGGYSPDHLRMDEDVVNLVQEFSSQDKPIAAICHAGWMLAEADIADGRTVTSWPSIKKDLMNAGANWVDREVVEDGNLITSRKPDDLPAFCKALLRQIDEGIAPRIGKAAGMEAERPSMH from the coding sequence ATGGCTCGGATCATGTTCATCGTCGCCTCGGACTTCGAGGACTCTGAGTTTCGCGTGCCGTTTGACCAGGTGAAGCAGGCGGGCCACGAGGCCGTCATCGTCAGCAGCAAGGCGGGCAAGCAGCTCAAGGGCAAGAAGGGCAAGGAGACCATCACCTCCGAGAAGGCCGCCGCCGAGGTCTCCGCGGATGACTTCGATGCGCTGGTCATCCCCGGCGGCTATTCGCCGGACCACCTGCGGATGGACGAGGACGTGGTGAACCTGGTCCAGGAGTTCTCCTCGCAGGACAAGCCCATCGCGGCCATCTGCCACGCGGGATGGATGCTGGCCGAGGCGGACATCGCGGACGGCCGGACGGTGACGTCCTGGCCCTCCATCAAGAAGGACCTGATGAACGCGGGCGCGAATTGGGTGGACCGCGAGGTGGTGGAGGACGGCAACCTCATCACCTCGCGCAAGCCGGACGACCTGCCGGCCTTCTGCAAGGCGCTGCTCCGGCAGATCGACGAGGGCATCGCCCCGCGCATCGGAAAGGCCGCAGGCATGGAGGCGGAGCGGCCCTCCATGCACTGA
- a CDS encoding DUF255 domain-containing protein, producing the protein MNFRLCSTLLLLMTAACRTSTGPGGLVREGTPSQVNIVHAREKGLAQAFTWEEYGPEAFARARREGRYVLIDGAAEWCHWCHVMDETTYRDAEVGRILHERFVTIRVDVDSRPDLAERWSDYGWPATILLSPEAEEIGKYRGYLPADRFLELLRSVEALAREKQEAATTLPVDVPATPGMLPWAAASALQRMDATYDEREGSWGAFQKVPIGENLELEVRRAARGDRQARERVVFTLAHQRPIHDPVWGGVYQYSAARHWNAQHYEKLMGQQAPNVEAYARAWALTKDDAVLAEARAIARYMETFLGAPDGTFYTNQDADVGSHDRSIPFVDGHVYYAKDEAGRRALGLPWVDTHVYSRENGLAISALLALHEVTGDPELLARARKAADVLLTSHVREEGKVWREASHRSGSRYLGDAAALGRALALLAQRTGEARYREAALQMGARLVKDFAAPEGGALYEATPDADAVGVFARRDRPFAQNVGAARFLAALHTLTGEAAWRDRGREVLAGISTPHRIAAQGRLIGEYLLAADELGVIPWPSPSR; encoded by the coding sequence GTGAACTTCCGGCTCTGCTCGACCCTGCTGCTGCTCATGACCGCCGCCTGCCGCACGTCCACCGGCCCTGGGGGGCTCGTCCGCGAGGGGACTCCTTCCCAGGTGAACATCGTCCATGCCCGGGAGAAAGGCCTGGCCCAAGCCTTCACCTGGGAGGAGTACGGCCCCGAGGCCTTCGCCCGTGCCAGGCGCGAGGGGCGCTACGTGCTCATCGATGGTGCCGCCGAGTGGTGCCACTGGTGCCACGTGATGGACGAGACGACCTACCGAGACGCCGAGGTAGGCCGGATCCTCCACGAGCGCTTCGTCACCATCCGCGTGGACGTGGACTCGCGCCCGGATCTCGCCGAGCGCTGGTCGGACTATGGCTGGCCCGCCACCATCCTCCTCAGCCCCGAGGCCGAGGAGATTGGCAAGTACCGCGGCTATCTCCCCGCGGACCGGTTCCTCGAGCTGCTCCGGAGCGTCGAGGCACTGGCACGGGAGAAACAGGAGGCCGCCACCACGCTGCCGGTGGATGTGCCGGCCACCCCCGGCATGCTCCCGTGGGCGGCCGCTTCCGCGCTCCAGCGCATGGATGCCACCTATGACGAGCGCGAGGGCAGCTGGGGCGCGTTCCAGAAGGTGCCCATTGGAGAAAACCTCGAGCTCGAGGTGCGGCGCGCCGCGAGGGGAGACCGTCAGGCACGCGAGCGGGTGGTGTTCACCCTGGCCCATCAGCGCCCCATCCACGATCCGGTGTGGGGCGGCGTCTACCAGTACTCGGCCGCCCGGCACTGGAACGCGCAGCACTACGAGAAGCTCATGGGGCAGCAGGCACCCAACGTGGAGGCATATGCCCGCGCTTGGGCGCTGACAAAGGATGACGCGGTGCTTGCCGAGGCCCGCGCTATCGCCCGGTACATGGAGACCTTCCTGGGCGCGCCGGATGGCACCTTCTATACGAACCAGGATGCGGACGTGGGCTCGCATGACCGGAGCATCCCCTTCGTCGACGGCCACGTGTACTACGCGAAGGACGAGGCGGGGCGGCGCGCGCTTGGGCTGCCCTGGGTGGACACCCACGTGTACTCCCGCGAGAACGGGCTGGCGATCTCCGCGCTGCTCGCGCTCCATGAGGTGACGGGCGACCCCGAGCTCCTCGCGCGGGCCCGAAAGGCCGCGGACGTCCTGCTGACCAGCCATGTCCGTGAGGAAGGCAAGGTATGGCGTGAGGCCTCTCACCGCTCCGGCTCGCGCTACCTGGGAGACGCGGCGGCACTCGGGAGAGCACTGGCGCTGCTGGCCCAGCGGACCGGAGAGGCCCGCTACCGTGAGGCCGCGCTGCAGATGGGCGCGCGGCTCGTGAAAGACTTCGCGGCGCCGGAGGGTGGGGCGCTCTACGAGGCCACTCCCGACGCGGATGCGGTGGGAGTCTTCGCACGGCGGGACCGCCCCTTTGCCCAGAACGTGGGGGCAGCGCGCTTCCTGGCCGCACTCCACACGCTGACGGGGGAGGCGGCCTGGAGAGACCGGGGACGCGAGGTGCTCGCGGGGATCTCCACGCCCCACCGCATCGCCGCGCAGGGACGTCTGATAGGCGAGTACCTCCTCGCTGCCGACGAGCTGGGCGTCATCCCGTGGCCCTCTCCCTCGCGATGA